In a single window of the Treponema primitia ZAS-1 genome:
- the ispG gene encoding (E)-4-hydroxy-3-methylbut-2-enyl-diphosphate synthase, producing MSRVLTIGGFDHVDGIKLGGSFPVVIQTMWKDRLSFSDLEGSAGEQILERIGRLKQMGCALLRFAVPDPEAAEVLGELSSRVSMPLVADIHFDYKIALRCLDYPIAKIRINPGNIGGRDRVEKVLSKAAAKGIPIRIGVNAGSLPRDLAAGVDAGKLSQAEALVSAAERELAIFREFDFSARMVSMKASSVADTIRANRLLAERTDAPLHIGVTEAGPLIAGVVRNTAALHTLLGEGIGDTIRVSLSDTMENEVIAGREILNTTAETSECAGERQGAAAGKKGITIVSCPRCGRNGFDTHGFTQRWQDILYAMDKNLTVAIMGCAVNGPGEARHADLGISGAGNKVLIFRHGEVIRTIDAADADAAFREELDRL from the coding sequence GTGTCCCGGGTCCTGACTATTGGTGGTTTTGATCATGTGGATGGTATAAAGTTAGGCGGTAGCTTTCCTGTGGTTATTCAGACCATGTGGAAGGACCGCCTTTCTTTTTCTGATCTGGAAGGTTCCGCCGGGGAACAAATCCTGGAACGGATAGGGCGGCTTAAACAGATGGGCTGCGCTCTCCTCCGTTTTGCGGTTCCGGATCCGGAGGCCGCCGAAGTTCTTGGGGAGCTTTCTTCCCGGGTTTCCATGCCCCTGGTGGCGGATATTCATTTTGATTATAAAATTGCCCTCCGCTGTCTCGATTATCCAATAGCAAAGATACGCATTAATCCCGGGAATATAGGCGGCCGGGACCGGGTGGAGAAGGTTTTGTCCAAGGCCGCAGCAAAGGGCATACCCATCAGGATTGGCGTTAATGCCGGAAGCCTGCCCCGGGACTTGGCAGCCGGTGTTGATGCGGGGAAGCTTAGCCAGGCGGAAGCTTTGGTGAGCGCTGCGGAGCGGGAACTGGCAATCTTCAGGGAATTCGATTTTTCTGCCCGCATGGTGTCCATGAAGGCATCTTCGGTTGCGGATACTATCAGGGCGAATAGGCTTTTGGCAGAGCGGACCGATGCGCCCCTCCATATAGGGGTTACCGAAGCGGGGCCCCTTATCGCCGGGGTGGTGAGGAATACTGCGGCCCTCCATACTTTGCTCGGGGAAGGCATAGGGGATACCATCCGCGTTTCCTTGTCGGATACCATGGAAAATGAGGTAATAGCCGGCAGGGAGATACTCAATACGACGGCGGAAACTTCGGAATGCGCTGGGGAGCGGCAAGGAGCGGCTGCGGGGAAAAAGGGGATTACCATTGTTTCATGCCCCCGCTGCGGCAGGAACGGGTTTGATACCCACGGCTTTACCCAACGCTGGCAGGATATTCTGTACGCCATGGACAAGAACCTGACCGTTGCTATTATGGGCTGCGCGGTAAACGGCCCCGGGGAAGCCAGGCATGCCGATCTGGGGATAAGCGGCGCGGGAAATAAGGTGCTGATCTTCCGGCATGGCG
- a CDS encoding ATP synthase subunit K (produces ATP from ADP in the presence of a proton gradient across the membrane; the K subunit is a nonenzymatic component which binds the dimeric form by interacting with the G and E subunits) has product MSFGLLGAGLVMGIAALGSALGIGIAGQATIGAWKKCYIANKPAPMTLLAFAGAPLTQTFYGFILMGQIKTAVAANPENAWLYVGFGFASGLAMAFSAIAQGQAGAAAADAQGETGKGFAQYIAVVGICETVALFAMVLSMTSLG; this is encoded by the coding sequence ATGAGTTTTGGATTATTAGGAGCAGGTCTTGTAATGGGGATTGCCGCCCTGGGCTCGGCACTGGGTATCGGTATTGCCGGTCAGGCAACAATCGGCGCATGGAAGAAATGCTACATAGCCAATAAACCGGCGCCGATGACCCTGCTTGCATTTGCGGGCGCACCGTTGACGCAGACTTTCTACGGTTTTATTTTGATGGGGCAAATAAAGACGGCGGTTGCTGCGAATCCTGAAAACGCATGGCTTTATGTCGGTTTCGGTTTTGCCTCCGGTTTAGCCATGGCCTTTTCTGCCATAGCCCAGGGTCAGGCAGGCGCTGCGGCTGCGGACGCTCAGGGAGAAACCGGTAAAGGTTTTGCCCAGTACATCGCGGTGGTTGGTATCTGCGAAACCGTCGCCCTGTTCGCCATGGTTCTCTCCATGACCAGCTTAGGCTAA